Genomic DNA from Triticum dicoccoides isolate Atlit2015 ecotype Zavitan chromosome 4B, WEW_v2.0, whole genome shotgun sequence:
GCTCGAATGGTAGTAGCCAACATAGTTACATGGTTAGATGATTAGAGAAACTCCAAGGCGATGACTCAAACGGACGGTGATTTTGTCCGCCTTTTGTTCGTTTGGATCGGCCCGACAGACACCCATATAAGCTTTTGTGTTTGGGTCGGCGCTTGCGCCTAACGCTGGCTCGACTCATTTTTTAGGTGACGCTTTTTTTTTTACCGTAAATACTTTAAAAATAAAAAACTTTAATGGCATCCACAAAGGCCGGCGAGAGTTCACGAGTCCACTTTACATTAAGTAAAAATATTTAATAAAACTAAAAACTAGGAGGCGCACTACCCtaggcatcctcgtcgtcgtcgttggAACCGGTGAGGTCGACTAGCATCGGCGCCGGGCTAGCCCAAGGGAACGTCGTCTCCCAAGCTGCGGCGACGTCGTCCGCCGGTGGTTGTACCGCCGCTGGTTGGGCTGTGTCACCACGGACACGGCgcttctcctcctccgcctcggcGTTGCGCTCCTATTGCTCGAGCAGCTCACCATCACGGCGCTCCTCCGCCAGCCTGTGTTGCCACCATTGCTCCAGGTACATCCGCTCCCGGCCCGGCGTCGCCCCAAACCAGTCGGGCGGCGCGCTGACCCACTCGCGCACGTACCCGTCCCATGTTTAGCGCTCGGGCTCGACGGAGGTCGGCGCCGACTCAGTTTTGGCGGGGAACGGCGGGGCCAGCGATGGCACGACGCAGTCACCGATAGCGGAGAGCGCCATGGCCTCCGACAGTCGTCCGTTTGAGGCACTGCTCCAGCATCAGCTGCTGCCGCCGGTGTCGCACCTCCTCCGTGTGCGCCTGTGCTAGTCGTGTGGCAGCGTGACGTCAGGGTAGGGGAGGGGGGATGCGGTGCTCGCAGTGCCACTTCGCTTGGTGCACTGGGACGCTAATGGACTGTCGTGGCCGGCAGGAAGACGCCGGCGGAGGTGGCGGGAGCGCGCGTGAAGGGCCGGCGGGGGgcttgcccttgttcttgccgGAAAAGATCCCCATGGTGGTTAGGGTCGTCGCCGACCGGGGAGCAGGGGTNNNNNNNNNNNNNNNNNNNNNNNNNNNNNNNNNNNNNNNNNNNNNNNNNNNNNNNNNNNNNNNNNNNNNNNNNNNNNNNNNNNNNNNNNNNNNNNNNNNNNNNNNNNNNNNNNNNNNNNNNNNNNNNNNNNNNNNNNNNNNNNNNNNNNNNNNNNNNNNNNNNNNNNNNNNNNNNNNNNNNNNNNNNNNNNNNNNNNNNNNNNNNNNNNNNNNNNNNNNNNNNNNNNNNNNNNNNNNNNNNNNNNNNNNNNNNNNNNNNNNNNNNNNNNNNNNNNNNNNNNNNNNNNNNNNNNNNNNNNNNNNNNNNNNNNNNNNNNNNNNNNNNNNNNNNNNNNNNNNNNNNNNNNNNNNNNNNNNNNNNNNNNNNNNNNNNNgttgctgacgcgtgggcccgtggTTGTCCCGCATCATTAACAAAGACGTGGGAGGTAGTTGACCAGCCGCCAGGTGAGGACGTGGCGGGCACCGAGAGAACGCGCGGTGCTTCCGCGTCGACGCATTTCAGCCTTAAATTTGGGCTGGAAATGGGTCAACGCGAACGTGATTTGGGAATAGGTCGGCGCGTTGGACCATCACTTTTGTTCGCGGCGACACAAAAAAACGGAAAATGGATCGCAGTGTTAGAGTTGCTCTCATGTATACACCAAACGTACCGAATGTCAGAGCACGCAGGTGTGCTGCTGTCTCACACTCTTTTTGAACGGCAAATTCACGCTAACCTTATCTTGAATTGCTTATGTAGTACATATCCTGGGAAATACGTCACCTTGTTAATCTAAAACTATTTTTTAGATGGAGCTATGCACTTTCAGTTAGGGAGTAAGTCCATCGTGACACTGCAGCGAACTTGTACGCCTCGTTCCAGCACCCCGCGGCACACGCGGCCACCAGCTTGCGCTTGGTGCTAATCACCTTCTATAAAAGCCCCCTTTGCCAATCTCCTCTGCGCATTGCTCGATCGGTTGAGCGAACACCATGGCGCGCGGCCTCCGCCATCTCCTGCTCCTCGCAGCGCTCCTCCAGCTGCTTTCGGCCACCTCCGCGGCGACGGCCGGCGACGTCGCCACTGGCAGGGGCAGCGAGAAGGTGCACGTGGCGATCTACTACGAGTCGCTGTGCCCCTACTCGGTCCGCTTCGTGGCGAACCACCTCTTCAAGGCCTACAGGGACGGCCTGCTCGACGCCGCCAATCTCACCCTCGTCCCCTATGGCAACGCCGTGGTCCGCAATGACGGCACCATCTCCTGTCAGGTGTCCCCGCGCCCCGACCACGACTCTGCTCTCCTTTCCTTCTTCACACGCGGATCCAGTGCTCTTTGGTTAATTGCTGATGCTGCTGAGCTGTTCCGAATTTCTGATGTCCATACGTGACGTTGGGATGTTGGCTTGTTGCAGCATGGCCCCGAGGAATGCCTTCTCAACACCGTGGAGGCTTGCGCCATCGACGCCTGGCCGGACGTGGTAATTTAGTTTATTCACGCCTCATCTTACTAATCTCTGCTCGCTGCTTCACCACCCGACGTATTATTGCGACCGCATGACACAACAACGACAACGAGAACTTTTCTTGAAATTGATAGCTGTTGTTTTTATGCAGAAGGTGCATCTCGGCTTCATTTACTGCGTGTCGGACCTGGTGTTGAAGAACAAGCACCGGGAGTGGGAGTCGTGCTTCCAGAAACAGGGGCTTGACCCAAAGCCAGTCACGGAGTGCTACAAGGGCGAGCGTGGCCACAATGTCCGTCCCCCTTTGCATCTGCGTTTCTTGCATCATCCACATGCATTTTACATGTTGAATTGCTAAACCAGTGCTGGCATTTCGCATGTTCCATCCAGCTATCGCTCGAGTATGGGAGACAGACAGCTGAGCTCGTGCCTCCTCACCAGTTCGTTCCATGGGTGGTGGTCGACGGCAAGCCGCTCTACAACGTAAGGGGCCGTTTTCTTCATCTTTGCCATGGGACAATTTCATGTCTGAATTTCACCATCTATTGATGCATAAGCCAGTCCTTGAATCGATCTTGTCCCGGTATCAGGATTACGGGAACTTCAAAGCTTACATCTGCAAGGCGTACAAGGGCTATCCCCTCCTCGAGGCGTGTCGAAGCCTGGGCCTGGAGGCACACGACGATGTGTACGGCCGACTTTgatcgtgatgatgatgatgccatcGCCAAGATTAGGATGGTCCTGCCGGATGGTGATAATAATGATTGATAAATTTATGTTTCCTCTCGGGGATCATACATCTGAACATAGGGCAGTTCAATCTCTCTGTTAAGGTTAATAAATCAAGTGGTTGTGCTCTTAGATTGATCTGGTTTGCTGGGTTGACATGTGGAGGAATCAATAGCCCGATCCTGGAGTACAATGTACTCCGTTTAGAAAAAAACATTCAGCATAGAAAGTTTCGGTCCTCTAGACTATGCTGAATgccaaatttatcatgcaaatatcGTCAtggcagttttttttttttttgaggtgNNNNNNNNNNNNNNNNNNNNNNNNNNNNNNNNNNNNNNNNNNNNNNNNNNNNNNNNNNNNNNNNNNNNNNNNNNNNNNNNNNNNNNNNNNNNNNNNNNNNNNNNNNNNNNNNNNNNNNNNNNNNNNNNNNNNNNNNNNNNNNNNNNNNNNNNNNNNNNNNNNNNNNNNNNNNNNNNNNNNNNNNNNNNNNNNNNNNNNNNNNNNNNNNNNNNNNNNNNNNNNNNNNNNNNNNNNNNNNNNNNNNNNNNNNNNNNNNNNNNNNNNNNNNNNNNNNNNNNNNNNNNNNNNNNNNNNNNNNNNNNNNNNNNNNNNNNNNNNNNNNNNNNNNNNNNNNNNNNNNNNNNNNNNNNNNNNNNNNNNNNNNNNNNNNNNNNNNNNNNNNNNNNNNNNNNNNNNNNNNNNNNNNNNNNNNNNNNNNNNNNNNNNNNNNNNNNNNNNNNNNNNNNNNNNNNNNNNNNNNNNNNNNNNNNNNNNNNNNNNNNNNNNNNNNNNNNNNNNNNNNNNNNNNNNNNNNNNNNNNNNNNAGAACACCCAGTATTACTGCTAAAACTGTATGTTACTCCCCTGTTCTAAAATAGataactcaactttatactaattttagtacacaattgggtcatctattttaaaacggagaAAGTAGCTTGGTATTCCATTGGTTTGGCCCTCCCGAAGCTGATTTAGCAGCACTTGGCCCTCCTTATTCAGTTTTTTGCCTCCGCCACTCGAAGCGAGTGTATGTAGCCA
This window encodes:
- the LOC119293695 gene encoding gamma-interferon-responsive lysosomal thiol protein-like — protein: MARGLRHLLLLAALLQLLSATSAATAGDVATGRGSEKVHVAIYYESLCPYSVRFVANHLFKAYRDGLLDAANLTLVPYGNAVVRNDGTISCQHGPEECLLNTVEACAIDAWPDVKVHLGFIYCVSDLVLKNKHREWESCFQKQGLDPKPVTECYKGERGHNLSLEYGRQTAELVPPHQFVPWVVVDGKPLYNDYGNFKAYICKAYKGYPLLEACRSLGLEAHDDVYGRL